One segment of Chelmon rostratus isolate fCheRos1 chromosome 17, fCheRos1.pri, whole genome shotgun sequence DNA contains the following:
- the tspan4b gene encoding tetraspanin-4: MSVSRRCLCCVKYLMFVFNLIFWLGGCGLFGVGVWLSFTQAEFSSLPLSFPSLSAANLLLVAGGITMVTGFLGCLGALKEQRCLLFMFFVILLLLVLTEVTLMLVIHIFHDELDSKAQGELKEGMKIYESEPGLKKSWDNVQKMFKCCGVTNKTDWYDVLNGTLPSSCCSVGTDQCVDGWSEPCYQKARQWLLDNIPSVLVFGVCIGVVQILALVFSMLMYCQILCAEKHLD; encoded by the exons ATGTCAGTGTCTCGGAGGTGTTTGTGCTGCGtcaaatatttgatgtttgtCTTTAACCTCATCTTCTGG CTAGGAGGATGCGGCTTGTTTGGTGTTGGAGTCTGGCTGTCCTTCACGCAGGCGGagttttcctctcttcccctgtCTTTTCCATCCCTCTCAGCTGCCAACCTGCTTCTAGTCGCTGGTGGCATTACCATGGTGACAGGCTTCCTGGGTTGTCTTGGAGCACTGAAGGAGCAGCGCTGTTTGTTGTTCATG TTCTTTGTGATCCTTCTGCTCCTGGTCCTGACAGAGGTGACTTTAATGTTGGTTATACACATCTTCCATGACGAG CTCGATTCCAAAGCACAAGGTGAATTAAAGGAAGGTATGAAGATATATGAATCAGAACCTGGACTGAAGAAATCATGGGATAATGTCCAGAAAATG ttcaaatgttgtggagtaaCTAACAAAACAGACTGGTATGATGTGCTGAATGGAACGCTGCCctcatcctgctgctctgttgggACGGACCAGTGTGTTGACGGATGGAGTGAG CCATGTTATCAGAAGGCCAGGCAGTGGCTGCTAGATAACATCCCCTCAGTACTGGTGTTTGGAGTGTGTATTGGCGTTGTGCAG ATCTTGGCCCTGGTGTTCTCCATGCTGATGTACTGTCAAATTCTGTGTGCTGAGAAGCACTTGGACTGA